A genomic stretch from Vicinamibacterales bacterium includes:
- a CDS encoding ABC transporter permease encodes MNLRDWRLRLRALVRPRPVERDLHDELAFHIECETKKLIDEGMEPARARHTARARFGSLSVAADQCRDERGTAFVDDTSRDLLYALRAFRRAPLTAITIVGTLAIGLGVVAVLFTILNVFLFRADAVPGISEMYGIERVRQTDGNRPLLTRPRFDALRRDTRIFTDAYAALPDVDARVEGQMMAVTLVSGNFFQVLRVTSVLGRALAPSDDERSGGNRVVVLSHKGWERRFNSDPKVIGRTVLVGGAPFEIVGVMPAGFRGLEVNGPDFWTPLSQRAQFRPEDAGRQDTAGVDVVGRLEPGLSVGSARAQLSAWDANQQGSAADRRAINIDLVPRRGTLPQPMEAVAVFAPLFVVFGLILLIGCANVANLLLARGVARHREIGIRLSLGASRRRIVRQLMTESVLLALAAAGGGYLVSRIALEGSVYWVTRTMPVDLGNVDLNVPAADWRVALFLVVAAVAATALFALLPALQATRIEPVRTLRGELVQGVRPGRARNALIGVQVFASALLLICAAIFLRSAIASSRFDPGLRITDTLVIEIINEPKRTAMLQSIASDATISAYAAVRPNLLSQPRDAFEDTGAGKTAVAYKFVSGGYFDVLGIPIVRGRSFTPAEREDHPVVIVSESVARALWPSGQAVGETFRLEPALDAAAAPDGNPPLPSHLVTVVGVSRDVAGFRFSDVKDAGVFVPTAVDVPKTSVVARVNGDSGLARQTLLDHLTRIDPNMGMIVTMLTVARLETFFLEIAFWAALILGGLAMLLTVSGLFGVLSYLVEQRTREIGVRMALGASSRQITRFMLSQTARPVICGLVGGAGLAATLATVLLATPFGAFISQIVHVTDPVAYAASLLVVVAACLLAAWIPVTRAARVDPMQALRQD; translated from the coding sequence ATGAACCTCCGCGACTGGAGACTTCGCCTGCGCGCCCTGGTCAGACCGCGCCCCGTCGAGCGCGACCTCCACGACGAGCTCGCCTTCCACATCGAGTGCGAGACGAAAAAGTTGATTGACGAGGGCATGGAGCCGGCGCGGGCGCGCCACACCGCGCGGGCCCGGTTTGGATCGCTGAGCGTGGCGGCCGACCAATGCCGCGACGAGCGCGGCACCGCTTTTGTCGACGACACCAGCCGCGACCTTCTTTACGCGTTGCGCGCGTTCAGACGCGCGCCGCTGACTGCCATCACGATCGTCGGCACTCTCGCGATCGGCCTCGGCGTCGTCGCGGTTCTCTTCACGATCCTGAACGTGTTCCTCTTTCGGGCCGACGCCGTGCCCGGCATTTCCGAGATGTACGGCATCGAACGGGTGCGGCAGACCGATGGCAATCGACCGCTCCTGACGCGGCCGCGCTTTGACGCCTTGCGCAGAGACACCCGCATCTTCACCGATGCCTACGCGGCGCTGCCCGACGTCGACGCGCGCGTCGAGGGTCAGATGATGGCGGTCACCCTCGTGTCCGGAAACTTCTTTCAGGTTCTCCGCGTCACGAGCGTCTTGGGCCGCGCGCTCGCGCCATCGGACGACGAACGATCGGGCGGCAATCGTGTCGTCGTGCTGAGCCACAAGGGATGGGAGCGCCGCTTCAATAGCGACCCCAAGGTTATTGGACGGACGGTGCTGGTCGGCGGCGCGCCGTTCGAGATCGTCGGCGTGATGCCGGCGGGATTCCGTGGCCTCGAGGTCAACGGGCCCGACTTCTGGACCCCCCTGTCACAGCGGGCGCAGTTCCGCCCTGAGGATGCGGGCAGGCAGGACACGGCCGGCGTGGACGTCGTGGGTCGGCTCGAGCCGGGCCTGTCGGTGGGGAGTGCCCGCGCGCAGTTGTCAGCCTGGGATGCCAATCAGCAAGGTTCCGCCGCCGATCGCCGTGCGATCAACATCGACCTGGTCCCAAGACGCGGCACCCTGCCACAGCCGATGGAAGCGGTCGCCGTCTTTGCGCCGTTGTTCGTCGTGTTCGGGCTGATTCTGCTGATCGGTTGCGCCAATGTCGCCAATCTGTTGCTGGCGCGCGGCGTCGCGCGCCACCGCGAGATCGGCATTCGACTCTCGCTCGGAGCGTCGCGGCGGCGCATTGTCCGCCAGCTGATGACCGAAAGCGTGCTGCTCGCGCTGGCGGCGGCCGGCGGCGGATACCTCGTCTCGCGTATCGCGCTCGAAGGATCCGTCTACTGGGTGACGCGCACCATGCCGGTGGATCTCGGAAACGTCGACCTCAACGTGCCGGCGGCCGATTGGCGCGTGGCGTTGTTCCTCGTGGTGGCGGCAGTCGCCGCCACGGCACTGTTCGCGCTGCTGCCGGCGCTGCAGGCGACGCGGATCGAGCCCGTGCGGACGCTGCGTGGCGAGCTGGTGCAGGGCGTGCGTCCCGGACGGGCGCGCAACGCGTTGATTGGCGTGCAGGTCTTCGCGTCCGCGCTGCTGTTGATCTGCGCCGCGATCTTTCTGCGCAGCGCCATCGCGTCATCGCGATTCGATCCCGGACTGCGCATCACCGACACACTGGTGATCGAGATCATCAATGAACCGAAGCGCACGGCCATGCTGCAGTCGATCGCGTCCGACGCGACGATCTCGGCGTATGCGGCCGTCCGGCCGAACCTGCTGAGCCAGCCGCGCGATGCGTTTGAAGACACGGGGGCCGGCAAGACAGCGGTGGCGTACAAGTTTGTCTCGGGCGGGTACTTCGACGTGCTCGGTATTCCGATCGTACGTGGGCGTTCGTTCACGCCGGCCGAACGCGAGGATCATCCGGTCGTCATCGTCTCCGAATCGGTTGCGCGCGCGCTGTGGCCAAGTGGTCAGGCCGTCGGCGAGACGTTCAGGCTCGAGCCGGCACTCGACGCCGCGGCGGCGCCCGACGGCAACCCGCCGCTGCCGTCGCACCTCGTCACCGTGGTCGGCGTCTCGCGCGATGTCGCAGGCTTCCGCTTTTCCGACGTCAAGGATGCGGGCGTTTTTGTGCCGACCGCCGTCGACGTGCCGAAGACGTCGGTGGTCGCACGCGTCAACGGCGACTCCGGGTTGGCCCGGCAAACGCTCCTCGACCATCTCACCAGGATCGATCCAAACATGGGGATGATCGTGACGATGCTCACGGTGGCGAGGCTCGAGACATTCTTCCTGGAGATCGCCTTCTGGGCCGCGCTGATTCTCGGCGGACTGGCCATGTTGCTGACCGTGTCGGGCTTGTTCGGCGTCCTGTCGTACCTCGTCGAGCAGCGCACCCGGGAGATCGGCGTACGAATGGCGCTGGGCGCCTCGTCGCGCCAGATCACGCGGTTCATGCTGTCGCAGACCGCCCGGCCGGTGATCTGCGGATTGGTGGGCGGCGCCGGGCTCGCCGCGACGCTCGCGACCGTGCTGCTCGCCACCCCATTCGGCGCGTTCATCTCTCAGATCGTGCACGTCACCGATCCGGTCGCGTACGCCGCAAGTCTGCTGGTGGTCGTGGCTGCCTGCCTGTTGGCGGCCTGGATCCCCGTAACGCGCGCCGCCCGCGTCGACCCGATGCAGGCGCTCCGGCAGGACTAG
- a CDS encoding TetR/AcrR family transcriptional regulator, which translates to MVKPSGQREPDTKTRILDAADDIFVRRGIDGARMQEIADHAGVNKALLHYHFRSKAALARAVWLRIASSFVPGIFQMLGSDLSLDDKIDRFVEAYHARLTRHPYLLSYVVSEAARHPDLVGDFYSAERRQAAHRMIGKLRAQIAERAEATNVAPLSAEQFLVTLAGSCLFPFAARPMIVELLGLGTKAFDGFMEQRRTDLPAFLKRAIQ; encoded by the coding sequence ATGGTTAAACCGTCTGGACAAAGAGAGCCGGACACCAAGACCCGCATCCTCGATGCCGCCGACGACATCTTCGTGCGGCGCGGCATCGACGGCGCACGCATGCAGGAGATCGCCGATCACGCCGGCGTGAACAAGGCGCTCCTTCACTATCACTTCCGATCGAAGGCGGCGCTCGCCCGCGCGGTCTGGCTTCGCATCGCCTCGTCGTTCGTGCCGGGCATTTTCCAGATGCTGGGGTCCGACCTCTCGCTCGACGACAAGATCGATCGTTTCGTCGAGGCCTACCACGCCAGGCTGACGCGCCATCCGTATCTGCTGTCCTACGTCGTCAGCGAAGCGGCGCGACATCCCGATCTCGTCGGCGACTTCTATTCCGCCGAGCGGCGACAGGCGGCGCACCGCATGATCGGAAAGCTGCGCGCCCAGATCGCGGAGCGGGCCGAAGCGACGAACGTGGCTCCGCTTTCGGCCGAGCAGTTTCTCGTGACGCTGGCCGGCAGTTGCCTGTTTCCGTTCGCTGCACGGCCGATGATCGTCGAACTCCTCGGCCTCGGGACGAAGGCCTTCGACGGTTTCATGGAACAGCGGCGAACGGATCTGCCGGCGTTTTTGAAAAGAGCGATCCAATGA
- a CDS encoding HlyD family efflux transporter periplasmic adaptor subunit, with product MLVLHGNVDIRQVSLAFDGSGRIAEMNADEGDTVKAGMVLARLDTRTLALQGDQAAAQIDVQEQMLRKVRSGPRVQEVEQARSRLAAAQADQSRAQQDLARLRGISGKTDGRGVSKQDVDRAESAVQTTSAHADEAREALRLLEAGSRLEDIGTAEAQVKASRAQLALLRHQIELGELKAPVDAVVRSRLLEPGDMATPQRPVFALALTQPKWVRVYVAEPDLGKVKPGQSARVLTDSQPDPLTGKVSFIASTAEFTPKSVETEQLRTSLVYEVRILVDAAADRLRLGQPVTVQLPTGGS from the coding sequence ATGCTGGTACTCCACGGCAACGTGGACATCCGTCAAGTCTCGCTGGCTTTCGACGGCAGCGGCCGAATCGCCGAAATGAACGCTGACGAGGGAGACACGGTGAAGGCCGGCATGGTCCTGGCCCGGCTCGATACTCGAACGCTCGCCTTGCAGGGCGACCAGGCGGCCGCGCAAATCGACGTGCAGGAACAGATGCTGCGCAAAGTGCGCAGCGGCCCACGCGTGCAGGAGGTCGAGCAGGCGCGCAGCCGCCTCGCCGCGGCGCAGGCCGATCAGTCACGAGCGCAACAGGATCTCGCCCGACTCCGGGGCATCAGCGGCAAGACGGACGGTCGCGGCGTCAGCAAACAGGACGTCGATCGAGCTGAGAGCGCCGTGCAGACGACGTCGGCGCACGCCGACGAGGCGCGCGAGGCACTGCGCCTCCTCGAGGCGGGCTCGCGCCTCGAAGATATCGGGACGGCCGAGGCACAGGTCAAGGCATCGCGCGCACAACTGGCGTTGCTCCGGCATCAGATTGAACTAGGTGAGCTCAAGGCGCCGGTCGACGCCGTCGTACGATCGCGGCTGCTCGAACCGGGCGACATGGCGACGCCGCAGCGGCCGGTCTTCGCACTGGCGCTGACGCAGCCCAAATGGGTGCGGGTCTATGTCGCGGAGCCCGACCTCGGCAAGGTCAAACCCGGACAGTCCGCGCGCGTGCTGACCGACAGTCAACCCGATCCGCTGACCGGAAAAGTGTCGTTCATCGCATCGACGGCGGAGTTCACGCCCAAGTCGGTCGAGACCGAGCAACTGCGTACAAGCCTGGTCTACGAAGTCCGCATTCTCGTCGACGCCGCCGCGGATCGCCTTCGCCTCGGTCAGCCGGTGACGGTGCAGTTACCGACTGGTGGCTCGTGA
- a CDS encoding ATP-binding cassette domain-containing protein, whose amino-acid sequence MTESPATIVAEGIRKNFQAPGGGTTKAIDDVSMVVRAGALTALVGPDGAGKTTLIRMVAGLLTPDAGHLRVLGIDVTARPQAVQDRISYMPQRFGLYEDLSVQENLDLYADLHGVPAAVRKERLTRLLSMTDLASFTRRPAGKLSGGMKQKLGLACTLVRSPDLLLLDEPSVGVDPLSRRELWAIVQQLVDAEKLSVLISTSYMDEAERCTHVFVMHHGRVLSEGAPAALQTRAHGLTFTATPPPDAPARLFQARLFDATDLVLDAVPRGGTVRFITQPNASDDRVNALLAPAIKEPRPEELEDAFMMMLRQSEAQEAPATAAAPAVSHTRAAGSDEVVIAVRDLVRRFGDFTAVANTSFDVRRGEIFGLLGPNGAGKTTTFRMLCGLLPATSGQLEVAGVNLRTARAQARGHIGYVSQKFSLYSDLSVRENLEFFGGTYGLRGQRLRTRVAATLAEFNLEPTARSGDLPGGYKQRLAMGVGLLHEPDILFLDEPTSGIDPLARRAFWRSITALAGQGVTIIVTTHFMEEAEYCDRIAIQDAGHLLAIGTPREVRAQAGTHAADMNGAFIAIVEQARAAHRAEGISA is encoded by the coding sequence GTGACCGAGTCTCCGGCGACGATCGTCGCCGAGGGGATCCGCAAGAACTTTCAGGCCCCCGGCGGAGGCACGACAAAGGCCATCGACGACGTCTCGATGGTCGTTCGTGCCGGTGCACTCACGGCCCTGGTCGGCCCGGACGGAGCGGGGAAAACGACGCTGATCCGCATGGTTGCCGGGTTGCTCACACCCGATGCGGGTCACCTGCGGGTGCTGGGCATCGACGTCACCGCGCGGCCGCAGGCGGTCCAGGATCGCATCAGCTACATGCCGCAGCGGTTTGGCCTGTACGAGGATCTGAGCGTCCAGGAAAACCTGGATCTCTATGCGGACCTGCACGGCGTGCCGGCGGCCGTGCGCAAGGAACGATTGACGCGGCTCCTCTCGATGACGGATCTCGCGTCGTTCACCAGGCGGCCCGCCGGCAAGCTCTCCGGCGGCATGAAGCAGAAACTCGGGCTGGCATGCACCCTCGTCCGATCCCCGGACCTGCTGCTCCTCGACGAGCCGAGCGTGGGCGTCGATCCGCTGTCGCGACGAGAGCTGTGGGCCATCGTGCAGCAGCTGGTCGACGCAGAGAAGTTGAGCGTCCTCATCAGTACGTCCTACATGGACGAGGCCGAACGCTGCACGCATGTCTTCGTCATGCATCACGGGCGGGTCTTGAGCGAAGGGGCACCGGCGGCGTTGCAAACGCGCGCGCACGGACTCACCTTCACGGCCACGCCACCGCCGGATGCGCCGGCGCGGTTGTTCCAGGCGCGGCTGTTCGACGCGACGGACCTCGTGCTCGACGCGGTCCCGCGAGGCGGGACCGTGCGCTTCATCACGCAGCCGAACGCCTCCGACGATCGCGTGAACGCGCTGCTCGCGCCGGCCATCAAAGAGCCTCGGCCGGAGGAGCTCGAAGACGCGTTCATGATGATGCTGCGGCAGAGCGAGGCGCAGGAGGCGCCCGCGACGGCTGCGGCGCCCGCGGTCAGCCACACGCGTGCAGCCGGGTCTGACGAGGTCGTGATCGCGGTCCGCGATCTCGTGCGCCGTTTCGGAGACTTCACGGCTGTCGCGAATACGTCCTTCGATGTGCGCCGGGGTGAGATCTTCGGGCTGCTTGGCCCCAATGGCGCCGGCAAGACCACGACGTTCCGTATGCTCTGCGGCCTGTTGCCCGCGACGAGCGGTCAGCTCGAAGTCGCCGGCGTCAACCTGCGGACCGCGCGCGCGCAGGCCCGCGGACATATCGGATACGTGTCGCAGAAGTTCTCGCTGTACAGCGATCTGAGTGTCCGTGAAAACCTCGAGTTCTTTGGCGGCACCTACGGATTGCGCGGCCAGCGCCTCCGCACGCGCGTCGCCGCCACCCTCGCGGAGTTCAACCTGGAGCCGACGGCCCGCAGTGGCGACCTGCCGGGCGGCTACAAACAGCGCCTGGCGATGGGCGTCGGCCTGTTGCACGAACCCGACATTCTGTTTCTCGACGAGCCGACGAGCGGGATCGACCCGTTGGCGAGGCGGGCCTTCTGGCGGTCGATCACCGCGCTGGCCGGACAGGGCGTGACGATCATCGTCACGACGCATTTCATGGAGGAAGCCGAGTACTGCGATCGCATCGCCATTCAGGATGCGGGCCATCTGCTGGCGATCGGTACGCCGCGCGAGGTCCGAGCGCAGGCTGGGACGCACGCCGCGGACATGAACGGCGCGTTCATCGCCATCGTCGAGCAGGCCCGCGCCGCGCATCGCGCCGAGGGGATCTCGGCATGA
- a CDS encoding ABC transporter permease: MSASGSVRRFVALLRKETRQLLRDRSNLAVGLVLPVVLILLFGYGLSFDVTDAPVAIVLEDRSPQARDVLAGLQGSPYIAPVWTTDMPDAVRRMRLGEVRGVMRIPVDFSRQLARGQAKVQLLVNGVDTNTAATIEAYVSGAVGVWAERQADRAGEGNRGAGSVVVVSRMWFNEASSSTWYLVPGLIALVLTLIGAFLTSLLIAREWERGTLESLFVTPVRPLELVLAKLAPYLVIGIIDLILCLIAARFFFEVPIRGSLGAIALVSVLYLIVSLSLGLFISGTTRNQFQASQVALLASFMPAMMLSGFIFDLRNMPAAVQVVSQFLPATHFMPLVKTLFLAGDNWPMVAREGSILALYGLVLIAASRRSLRKRLV; encoded by the coding sequence ATGAGCGCGTCGGGCTCTGTGCGTCGCTTCGTCGCGCTGCTGCGCAAGGAGACGCGGCAACTGCTCCGCGATCGCAGCAACCTGGCCGTGGGCCTGGTCCTTCCCGTGGTGCTGATCCTGCTCTTCGGCTATGGACTCTCGTTCGATGTCACCGACGCCCCGGTGGCGATCGTCCTCGAGGACCGTTCGCCGCAGGCGCGCGATGTGCTCGCAGGACTGCAAGGGTCGCCGTACATCGCGCCGGTCTGGACCACGGACATGCCCGACGCGGTGAGGCGCATGCGTCTTGGCGAGGTGCGCGGCGTGATGCGGATCCCGGTCGACTTCTCCCGGCAGCTGGCGCGCGGACAGGCGAAGGTGCAGCTGCTGGTGAACGGCGTCGACACCAATACGGCCGCGACGATTGAGGCCTACGTGTCCGGCGCCGTCGGCGTATGGGCCGAACGGCAGGCCGACCGCGCGGGCGAGGGTAACCGCGGGGCGGGCAGTGTCGTCGTCGTCTCGCGGATGTGGTTCAACGAAGCGTCGAGTAGCACGTGGTACCTCGTGCCCGGCCTCATCGCGCTGGTGCTGACGCTGATTGGCGCGTTCCTGACCTCGCTGCTGATCGCTCGAGAATGGGAGCGCGGCACGCTCGAATCGCTGTTCGTCACGCCGGTGAGGCCGCTGGAGCTGGTGCTCGCGAAGCTGGCACCGTACCTGGTGATCGGCATCATCGATCTCATCCTCTGCCTGATCGCGGCCCGATTCTTCTTCGAGGTGCCCATCCGCGGATCGCTCGGCGCCATTGCTCTGGTCTCCGTGCTGTATCTGATCGTGTCTCTGTCGTTGGGACTCTTCATCTCGGGTACGACACGCAACCAGTTCCAGGCGAGCCAGGTGGCGCTGCTGGCCAGCTTCATGCCGGCCATGATGCTCTCGGGGTTCATCTTCGATCTGCGAAACATGCCGGCGGCGGTCCAGGTCGTGAGTCAGTTTCTCCCGGCGACGCATTTCATGCCCCTGGTCAAGACGCTGTTCCTCGCCGGCGACAACTGGCCGATGGTCGCCCGGGAAGGCTCGATCCTGGCGCTCTACGGCCTCGTGCTCATCGCGGCCTCGCGCCGAAGCCTGCGCAAACGGCTGGTCTGA
- a CDS encoding ABC transporter permease translates to MRTMLDFMARVGFLCRKELLMLVKDPSSRAVIFLPALLQSLLFGYGATYDLRYAPYAVLDQSGGAASMRILSKLTGTAVFHRVATLRSASEIADVIDSGQALLVLCFPADFESRPASGQPAPLQVILDGRNSSTAGAAAGQIGAVVAAYNQERGGVPPITIERRAWYNPNLESRWFIMPALIAALSMLQTLLLAALSVAREREQGTFDQLLVTPLTPMQILIGKALPSILVGILQSTTILLIIRFWFQIPLYGSVWLLYLGLLSFTTAAVGIGLSISALSVSMQQAMLYTFLFILPMMLLSGLYSPVENMPRVLQIATYVNPLRFGMDLVRRVYLEGAGLREIGFDFVPMLCIAGVTLPLAAWLFRNRLT, encoded by the coding sequence ATGAGGACGATGCTGGATTTCATGGCGCGGGTCGGGTTCCTGTGTCGGAAGGAACTGCTGATGCTGGTCAAGGATCCGTCCAGCCGGGCGGTCATTTTCCTCCCCGCCCTCCTGCAATCGCTGCTCTTCGGGTATGGTGCGACCTACGACCTGAGGTACGCGCCGTACGCCGTCCTGGACCAGAGTGGCGGGGCTGCCTCCATGCGAATCCTGTCGAAGCTGACCGGCACGGCGGTGTTCCACCGCGTCGCCACCCTGCGCTCCGCCTCGGAGATCGCCGACGTCATCGACAGCGGTCAGGCGCTGCTGGTGCTCTGCTTTCCCGCGGACTTCGAATCGCGGCCCGCCTCCGGCCAACCTGCCCCGCTGCAGGTGATCCTCGACGGGCGCAACTCCTCGACCGCCGGCGCTGCCGCCGGACAGATCGGCGCCGTCGTGGCGGCGTACAACCAGGAGCGGGGCGGCGTGCCACCGATTACCATCGAGCGCCGCGCCTGGTACAACCCGAATCTGGAATCGCGCTGGTTCATCATGCCGGCGCTGATCGCCGCCCTCAGCATGCTGCAGACGCTGCTCCTGGCGGCCCTGTCGGTGGCGCGCGAACGCGAGCAAGGCACGTTCGACCAGCTCCTCGTCACGCCGCTCACGCCGATGCAGATTCTGATCGGCAAGGCGCTGCCGTCGATTCTGGTGGGAATCCTGCAGTCGACGACCATCCTGCTGATCATCCGCTTCTGGTTTCAGATTCCGCTCTACGGCTCGGTCTGGCTTCTGTATCTCGGACTGCTTTCGTTCACCACCGCGGCCGTCGGCATCGGGCTCTCGATCTCGGCGTTGTCGGTCAGCATGCAGCAGGCGATGCTCTACACGTTCCTGTTCATCCTGCCCATGATGCTGCTGTCTGGCCTGTATTCGCCGGTCGAGAACATGCCGCGCGTGCTTCAGATTGCCACCTACGTCAACCCGTTGCGTTTCGGCATGGACCTCGTCAGGCGCGTCTATCTCGAAGGCGCGGGGCTGCGCGAGATCGGATTCGACTTCGTCCCCATGCTGTGCATTGCGGGGGTGACGCTGCCGCTCGCCGCGTGGTTATTCCGAAACCGTCTGACGTAA
- a CDS encoding efflux transporter outer membrane subunit: MASCAVALTLSACASGAPQYVKPQPPSPPDWTTWRGAGETLPSPPGSGEALPANWWAAFDDPVLDALQDRAVKVSPDLQTAALHFAQARVQRLSVSAQRGPSVDLTAAATAQRQSEFGAGIRLIDAIGADRDKIVPLISEPFGFYQVGFDASWELDLWGRIKSSVEQADADIARQGALLDLARVSLASDLANGFFDVRNTQRLIRVTREQIAALEDRLSIIQAQVEGGTVDGLFLERQRADLAALKSQLPPLLAREAASANQIALLVGEHPGALQNQLAPLSTDQAMPLPDLTLGLPSEVASRRPDIAAAEARLRAATAGIGVARAQLYPSIRLGAHFGYESYQGSEFLSWGSRLWSVGPSLDLPLFDRGRRKSIVRLRELEQQEAAVAYQRTVLAAWKEIDDAITAYTAERQQQIDLVAREQSARESLDLAQARYDGGAVDFVSVLDSQRSYLQARFDVVASDGRLLSQFVAINRALGNAPKLQRQPDPK, encoded by the coding sequence GTGGCGTCGTGCGCGGTCGCGCTGACGCTCAGTGCGTGCGCCAGCGGCGCGCCGCAATACGTCAAGCCGCAGCCGCCATCGCCTCCCGATTGGACGACGTGGCGCGGAGCGGGCGAGACGCTGCCCTCGCCGCCCGGGAGCGGCGAGGCCTTGCCGGCGAACTGGTGGGCCGCCTTCGACGATCCGGTCCTCGACGCACTGCAGGATCGCGCCGTCAAGGTGAGTCCGGATCTGCAGACCGCCGCCCTTCACTTCGCGCAGGCCCGCGTCCAGCGTCTTAGCGTGAGCGCGCAGCGTGGACCAAGCGTCGATCTGACCGCCGCCGCGACGGCCCAGCGTCAAAGCGAGTTCGGCGCGGGGATCCGCCTGATCGACGCGATCGGCGCCGACCGCGACAAGATCGTGCCGTTGATCTCGGAGCCGTTCGGTTTCTATCAGGTGGGTTTCGACGCGTCTTGGGAACTGGATCTCTGGGGACGTATCAAGTCGTCCGTCGAGCAGGCGGACGCCGACATTGCGCGGCAGGGCGCGCTGCTCGATCTCGCGCGCGTCAGCCTCGCGAGCGACCTGGCCAACGGCTTCTTCGACGTGCGGAACACGCAGCGGCTGATTCGCGTCACGCGCGAGCAGATCGCGGCGCTGGAGGATCGCCTGTCGATCATCCAGGCCCAGGTCGAGGGTGGAACCGTCGACGGTCTGTTCCTCGAGCGCCAGCGCGCGGACCTGGCAGCGCTCAAGTCGCAACTGCCGCCACTGCTGGCGCGCGAAGCGGCGAGCGCCAATCAGATCGCGCTGCTCGTCGGTGAGCACCCGGGAGCGCTTCAGAACCAGCTCGCGCCTCTCTCGACTGACCAGGCGATGCCGCTCCCGGACCTGACGCTGGGATTGCCGTCCGAGGTCGCGTCACGACGTCCGGACATTGCCGCCGCCGAAGCGCGTCTTCGAGCGGCGACGGCCGGCATCGGTGTCGCCCGTGCGCAGTTGTATCCCAGCATTCGCCTGGGCGCCCACTTCGGTTACGAGTCCTACCAAGGCAGCGAGTTTCTGAGTTGGGGCAGCCGTCTCTGGTCGGTTGGCCCCAGCCTCGACCTTCCGCTGTTTGATCGCGGCCGGCGCAAGTCCATTGTGCGATTGCGCGAGCTGGAGCAGCAGGAGGCCGCGGTGGCTTACCAGCGCACGGTGCTGGCCGCGTGGAAGGAGATCGACGACGCGATCACGGCATACACCGCGGAGCGACAGCAGCAGATCGACCTCGTCGCGCGCGAGCAAAGCGCCCGCGAGTCGCTCGACCTTGCCCAGGCTCGCTACGACGGCGGAGCCGTGGATTTCGTCAGCGTCCTGGACAGTCAACGGAGCTATCTACAAGCGCGATTCGACGTCGTCGCGAGCGACGGACGGCTGCTGAGTCAATTCGTCGCGATCAATCGCGCACTGGGCAACGCACCCAAGCTCCAGCGTCAACCCGATCCGAAGTGA
- a CDS encoding GNAT family N-acetyltransferase: protein MLDRWTDQVPPLHGDLATLREVAASDVHPLFTLFSDPAVTAYMAPPPPTPAKFAGFVEWSHQQRAQGHGVCFGIVPDGMTAAVGILQIRLDPALSEAEWGFVLSAHFWSTGVFADSANMLVEFAFTTLHVERLEARIALRNRRAHAAVQKLGARFESTLAASSPQGIPRDPESVWTLREPDWRNRVRDRRVPAQNAAERIRTAVDATERQLRQSDAAETAEPYPLFLFDRRRRE from the coding sequence ATGCTCGACCGATGGACCGATCAAGTGCCACCGCTGCATGGCGACCTGGCGACGCTTCGCGAGGTCGCCGCATCCGATGTCCATCCGCTGTTCACCCTGTTCTCGGATCCCGCGGTGACCGCGTACATGGCTCCTCCACCCCCGACGCCCGCCAAGTTCGCGGGGTTTGTCGAATGGTCACACCAGCAGCGCGCGCAAGGCCATGGTGTCTGCTTCGGAATCGTACCTGATGGCATGACAGCAGCGGTCGGGATCCTCCAGATCCGCCTTGATCCGGCGCTGTCGGAAGCCGAATGGGGATTTGTGCTGAGCGCACATTTCTGGTCCACGGGCGTGTTTGCCGATTCGGCCAACATGCTCGTGGAGTTTGCGTTCACGACCCTGCATGTCGAGCGTCTGGAAGCGCGCATTGCGCTGCGCAATCGGCGGGCGCACGCCGCCGTGCAAAAACTCGGTGCCCGGTTCGAGTCGACGCTGGCGGCATCGTCACCGCAGGGTATTCCGCGCGATCCAGAGTCGGTGTGGACCCTGCGAGAGCCAGACTGGCGGAACCGCGTGCGCGATCGTCGGGTGCCGGCACAGAACGCGGCGGAACGGATCCGGACTGCGGTCGACGCGACGGAGCGCCAGCTGCGGCAAAGCGACGCGGCGGAGACGGCCGAACCGTATCCGTTGTTCCTCTTCGACCGCCGCCGACGAGAATGA